A single window of Solea solea chromosome 9, fSolSol10.1, whole genome shotgun sequence DNA harbors:
- the fstl3 gene encoding follistatin-related protein 3 produces the protein MSILIFVFGLILTLYQTGRNPASAGMCWLQQGQRCDMVLMRGVTREECCAGDRLDTAWSNTSLPMNEVSLLGFLGIVSCKPCKETCEGVKCSPGKVCRMMTGRPQCVCSPDCSHISRKHAVCGSDGKTYKDECALLLARCMGHPDLEIMYQGECKKSCSNVVCPGTHTCVTDQTNSAHCVMCRTTPCPIPMPSEQPICGNDNITYPSACHLRRATCFLGRSIGLRHYGHCNTPPRKADSFDGSEENAV, from the exons ATGAgcattttgatttttgtttttgggttgATACTGACTTTGTATCAGACTGGGAGGAATCCAGCCAGTG CCGGGATGTGCTGGCTGCAGCAGGGCCAAAGGTGCGACATGGTGCTGATGAGAGGAGTGACCAGAGAAGAGTGTTGTGCTGGGGACCGTCTGGACACAGCGTGGTCCAACACCAGTCTGCCCATGAATGAGGTCAGCCTGCTGGGCTTCCTGGGAATTGTGTCCTGTAAACCATGcaaag AGACTTGTGAGGGAGTCAAATGCAGTCCCGGGAAGGTTTGCCGGATGATGACGGGAAGGCCGCAGTGTGTGTGCTCACCAGACTGCTCTCACATTTCCCGGAAGCATGCTGTGTGCGGCAGCGATGGAAAGACATACAAGGATGAGTGTGCTCTGCTGCTGGCTCGCTGCATGGGACACCCAGACCTGGAGATCATGTACCAGGGAGAGTGCAAAA AATCATGCTCCAACGTGGTTTGTCCGGGAACTCACACCTGCGTGACTGACCAGACCAACAGTGCCCACTGTGTCATGTGCCGCACGACACCCTGTCCAATACCAATGCCGTCTGAGCAGCCAATCTGTGGCAATGACAACATCACCTACCCCAGTGCCTGCCACCTGCGCCGGGCCACCTGCTTCCTTGGCCGCTCCATAGGACTCCGCCACTACGGCCACTGCAACA CTCCTCCACGGAAAGCTGACAGTTTTGACGGCAGTGAGGAGAACGCAGTCTAG